In Methanocaldococcus lauensis, a single genomic region encodes these proteins:
- a CDS encoding pyridoxamine 5'-phosphate oxidase family protein, translating to MVKLSEDMVKSLENEIVFLATSSKDGIPNISAMRAVKVLDAEKGIVLIADNYMNKTLKNILKNPNVALTTANCKDVPYQYKGKAEYYTEGEYLKIAEEVDKALKPELKPKGAVVIKITEIYNLKSGPDAGKLIAKDE from the coding sequence ATGGTAAAACTAAGTGAAGATATGGTAAAATCCTTAGAGAATGAAATAGTATTTTTAGCTACAAGTTCAAAGGATGGAATTCCTAATATTTCAGCAATGAGGGCGGTAAAGGTTTTAGATGCTGAGAAGGGGATTGTATTAATCGCAGATAACTATATGAACAAAACTCTGAAAAATATCTTAAAAAATCCTAATGTTGCCTTAACAACTGCAAACTGTAAAGATGTTCCATATCAATATAAGGGAAAGGCTGAGTATTACACTGAGGGAGAATATTTAAAAATCGCTGAAGAAGTAGATAAAGCATTAAAACCTGAATTAAAACCAAAAGGAGCAGTAGTTATAAAAATAACTGAAATATATAATTTAAAATCTGGACCAGATGCTGGTAAGTTAATAGCAAAGGATGAGTAA